ACCTGCTCGACGCTGGCTACGAGCTGGGGCATGACCACATCGAAACCGGCTCGCAGGTGCGTCTCCGCCATCGCGACCGCGAGCCGTCGCGCGGCCGGCAAGCTGTCCTGGAAGGCGTCGCGCCAGCCGCCGAGCAGGGTGCGGACTTCGTCGGCTTCGAGGTCGAGCACGCCGGGATGCCGATCGGCGTACAACCGGGCCACGGCGGATTTCCCGACGCCGGAGGGGCCGTTGAGGTGGATCAACCGCGGCATGCGGGCAACGATAGCGAGCTTCGCCGGGCTGCTGGCAAGAACTGCGGATCCGGTGGATAACCATGTCCGGGCAGTGCCCGGCGAAGCCGATCGCGCGAAAAGCCGGGCCGGGCAGTGCGGTGCGCGCCAAGCACCTTCGCCGCGCCGATGAAGGGACAACGCTGCGTTTGAGCCGGCGGGAGTCGCCAGGCCTCAATCCGGCGCAGCAGCGAGCCCGCCAGGGGCTGGGGCAAGTGCTGGCCCCGGGCGCAGGCCGTTGAGGATGATCCGCAGGTTGCGCTGCCACTGATCGCTGCGCGGGGCGAGTCCGATGGTGTGGTTCGCCGGGATCGCCGTGGCCAGGGCGAACGGCACGTCGCGCCAGTCGAGATCCGCGCGGATGACGCCGGCTTCCTGTGCGTGCTGGACGAGGGTGCGCATCGCGCGCTGGAGCCGGTTGATCTGCGGGGCCAGGTCGAGCCGGCTGCCGCGATTGGACAGGGCGTCGTGGAGGCCGCAACTCGACGCGCGCAGCTGTACGTAGGTTTCGGCGAATGCCATGAATGCCTGGCTCGTCGCGGGGGAGCGTGCGGCCTGCTTCGCGCGCTCGGTCATCTCGTCGATCGTGTCGGCGAGGATGGCGGCCAGCAGCGCGTCGAGCGACGGCACGCGCCGGTACAGCGTGCCGAGGCCGACGCCGGCGCGCTGGGCGACATCCCGAGTGGTGACGGCGAGGCCGAGTTCGTCGAGCGCCTTCCGGGCCGCGGCGACCAGCCGTTCGACGTTGCGTCGCGCGTCCGCGCGCGGCTGGGGGTCGCCTTGGGCGAGGAGCGCGTCCACCGCGGAACCGGTCATGGTCCGATCCTACTCAAGCGGGTCAGCTCGTTCCGGTTCTGGTAGCTTCGGATAAGTGGAACAACATGACCCGGTTAAGCGGGAGACGATCGGCGTCGGGATTGTCGGCGCGAATCCGGAGCGGGGATGGGCGTCTCGGGCGCACGTCCCGGCCGTTGCGGCATTGCCGGAGTTCGAGCTGGCCGCGGTCGCGACCACCCGGGCAGACAGCGCGGAAGCCGCACGGACGCGCTTCGGGGCGCGGCACGCGTTCACCGACGCGCGAAGTCTGGCTGAGCATCCGGAGGTTGATCTGGTCGTCGTGACCGTGAAGGTTCCGGCGCATGTCGAGCTGGTGACTGCCGCGC
This sequence is a window from Amycolatopsis benzoatilytica AK 16/65. Protein-coding genes within it:
- a CDS encoding TetR/AcrR family transcriptional regulator: MTGSAVDALLAQGDPQPRADARRNVERLVAAARKALDELGLAVTTRDVAQRAGVGLGTLYRRVPSLDALLAAILADTIDEMTERAKQAARSPATSQAFMAFAETYVQLRASSCGLHDALSNRGSRLDLAPQINRLQRAMRTLVQHAQEAGVIRADLDWRDVPFALATAIPANHTIGLAPRSDQWQRNLRIILNGLRPGPALAPAPGGLAAAPD